The Limosilactobacillus panis DNA segment AGAACTACGCGTTTGAAACCGTTAATACCTTTGCTAACGCTTTCCACACCCTTCCCCAGTACCTACCAGTGCCGGTCATCTTTGACCACGCTAAGACTGAAAAGCTGGTTGAAGATGATACCCATATTAAGTACATCCTTCGTCAGGGAAAGGAAGCGGACATTGCGGTCTTCACGGTGGGGACCGTTCGGGATTCGGCCCTGCTCTTTCGGCTTGGCTACTTTACGAAGGCGGAGCAGGAGAAGCTCCAAAGTGAGGCGGTCGGGGACGTCTTTTCCCGCTTTATTGATGCCCGTGGCCGGGTGGTTGACCACGACATCAACGAGCGGACAATTGGCATTGACCTTGTGGAGCTCCGGAAGAAGAAACACAGTGTATTAGTGGCGGCCAATGTTGCTAAGATCCCGGCAATTAATGGTGCTTTGACGGCTGAATACGCTAATACCCTGGTGATTGATCAGGAAAGTGCGAACAATTTACTAGCTTTTTCACCGAAATCTTAACTTTTTCTTGATTTTGTGTCTGATTCCTAGTAGCATTGACCTAACCAAAATTAAGGAGTGTGTATGATCAATGTCAAATTGGGACACAAAGTTTGCCAAAAAGGGCTTAACTTTTGATGATGTTTTACTGATTCCCGCCGAAAGTCACGTTTTACCAAATGAGGTTGACCTCAGTACCCGGTTAGCCAAGAATATTAAGCTTAATATTCCATTGATTAGTGCCGGAATGGATACCGTTACCGAAGGACCAATGGCAATTGCGATGGCCCTCCAAGGTGGCCTTGGCGTTGTTCATAAGAATATGTCAATCCAAGCGCAAGCAGGGGAGGTTGCCAACGTTAAGAGCGTAGTTGTTCCTGCTAACGCTACCCGGGCGGCGGTTGACGACCAAAACCGCCTGCTTTGTGCCGCCGCTGTTGGCGTCACCAGCGATACCTTTGAACGGGCAGAAGCTCTTTTGAAGGCGGGGGCCGACGCAATCGTGATTGATACGGCACACGGTCATTCTGCCGGGGTGCTGCGAAAGATCAAGGAAATCCGTGACCACTTCCCAGATGTTACCCTGATTGCCGGGAACGTTGCCACTGGTGAAGCTACCAAGGCCCTATACGATGCTGGGGTTGACGTTGTAAAGGTCGGCATTGGCCCTGGTTCTATCTGTACTACCCGGGTGGTTGCCGGTGTCGGTGTTCCCCAAATTACGGCTATTTACGATGCCGCTAGTGTTGCCCGTGAATACGGTAAACCAATCATCGCTGATGGTGGGATTAAGTACTCTGGTGATGTTGTGAAGGCCCTGGCTGCCGGTGGTAATGCGGTCATGCTGGGGAGCATGCTTTCCGGGACGACTGAAGCACCGGGCGATGTCTTTGAATATCACGGTGTTAAGTACAAGGCCTACCGGGGGATGGGTTCCGTCGGTGCCATGGCCCAGGCCCACGGCTCTTCTGACCGTTACTTCCAAGGTGGCGTGAATGAAGCCAACAAGCTTGTCCCTGAAGGAATCGAAGCTCGGGTTAAGTACAAGGGTGATGTTTCCGACGTTGTCTTCCAAATCGACGGAGGTCTGCGCTCCGGGATGGGTTATGTTGGCGCCCCTGACATCCCAACCTTGATTGAAAAGGCCCAATTTGTTCAGATCACTAACGCCGGACTGCGGGAGTCCCACCCACACGATGTTCAAATTACGAAGGCCGCTCCGAACTATAAATAAGCGTTAAATAATATAAGACGAGGGGGCTGTGACATAAGTACTTTTACCAAGTTCAAATACGAACAGCGCGGTACGCAAATGGGCTCCAGTGTCCGGTATAACCGAACTCTGGAGCCCTATTTGCGCTCGCGGGGGCGTGAAAACGAAGTCATAAATGACTTCTGTCACGCTCCCCTTTTCTTTTTTTCGTGTAATCATGCACGAGGCCGGGCAAACTGGTACAATCAGTATTGAAATCGGATGTATAATTTGGGGGACATAATTATGGATAATCAGGAACCACGGGAATATTTTGAACGGCGGCGTGATTACCGGCAACAAAATCAGGGCCCACATCATCGGGGATGGAAGATCTTTGGATTTATTATCTTATTACTGGTAGTCATTGCCGGAATTTACGGCTTAATTGCCTGGCATAATGTTAAGGTCACTACCAATGATATGTACACATCGGCGGGGGCGACCCGGCGACGGGATGGTCAGAAGGCCTTAGAGCAGCGGCGGCCAGTGTCCATCCTACTGTTGGGAACGGATACCGGGGCCCTCGGCCGGTCGTACAAGGGGCGAACGGACACCATCATGCTGCTGACGATTAATCCTCAGACCAACAAGTCGGAGATTGTCAGCATTCCCCGGGACATGAAGGTCAACCTTCCGGGTTACCCGGACGATTCGCCGGCCAAAATCAACGCGGCCTACACTTACGGTGGGGTTAAGGAAACAATCAACGTGGTTCAGAAACACTTCAATATCCCCGTTGACTTTTACGTCTTAGTAAACATGGGTGGCCTGAAGAAAGCTATTAACCAAGTTGGCGGGGTCACGGTCACCTCCCCGTTGACCTTTGACTACGAAGGGAGCCACTTTGAAAAGGGCCAATCCTACCACCTGAACGGCACCCAGGCTCTGCGCTTTAGCCGGATGCGGTACGACGATCCAAACGGTGACTATGGCCGGCAACAGCGGCAGAAGTTAATCATCAAGGCCCTTTTGAAGAAGTCGGTTTCTTACAAGACGGTCCTCAACCAGAAATTCCTGAAGTCCATTTCGGACAACTCCAAGACTGACCTGACATTTAATGACATGCTTCAGTTGGCCCAGCACTACCGGAAGGCAACGAAGAACATTGGTCAGGACCATGCCCAGGGGAGGGGTGACGAAGAGGATGGTCAGGCCTTTGAAGTAGTGCCTCGAGATGAACAACAACGGGTTTCGAACCTTCTCCGGAAGAGCTTGGGCTTGGAAACCGCCAACCTGGACGCGGATAACTAATATTTCCTTAAGACCGGGGCAAAATGATCGTTTTACCAGGAAAGTCAGCTATAATATTGAACTAGAGTATTTCGTAATGGCAGATTGCAAGAAATAACTTGAACGAATTTAGTGACGTAGATTAAGCAGGAAGATCTCGATTGGTGTATGCCAATTAAGACATTTAAGTGGCCGGGAATTCAAATACCAATTAATTTGAATCAGCTTGTGATCGCTTAACTCTTCAATGGCTTGGCCTTTGGGAATAAAGCGTTGTAAAACTCGGTTACGGTTCTCATTACTGCCGCGTTCATGTGGTGAATAAGCATGAGCAAAATAAACCGGAGTATCAGTTCGCTGCTCAATTGCCTGGTAGTTAGCGAACTCTTTACCATGATCTACGGTAAGCGTCTTGAGCTTGTCTTGAAGTTGACTAGCTAGTTCAAGTACGGCTTGAGTCATGGACTGACTGTCGCGACCATGGAGCCATTTAACAATTGTCAGGCGACTCTTACGCTCCACAAAAGTAGCCACAGCTTGACCTTTACGTTTGCCAGAAAGTACGGTATCAGCTTCAAAGTGGCCGAATTCCTGGCGAGTTTCGACTTTATGAGGCCGCTCCTCAATGGAGCGGCCGTGACTGAACGTACCACGCTTTTCTTTAGCACGATGACGACGAATCCCATGATCAGGCAAATCGGGCAACTGTATATCAAGCCATCCTTGATCAATCCAGTTATAGACCGTCTTGTAGGCAATTCCAACTACATGGGCAACTTGTTCAGGGGACCACTTCTGGACTTGAATCTTTTCTTCGATCAAGTGTTTAAGGTTTTTAGTGAGCGAAGACTTCTGCCCCCGTTGACTAACCTTGCGTTCAAAGTCAGTTTGCGCTAGCTCAGCCCGGTACTCACTATTTAGCCGGTGAAGTTCGTTAAAGACTGTGGTTTTACTAAAGCCTAAGTAGTTAGCGATGTATCGCAAGGAACGTCCTTCATTATGAAGCGTTTCAATGACAACACGGTTCTGGAATGATAAAATAGTGGTGCTCATCAAGGTCCTTCTTTCTAATGGATTGTGCGGTAACACCATTAAAGACCTTGATGGGTTTTTCTGTCCACTTAAATGTTCAACTTAAATTTTACAATCTACCTAATAAATAAGGAGTGGCCATAAGATGAAAATTTTAGTTGTTGATGATGATAAGGAAATTGTCCAATTACTGGAGATTTACATTCGTAATGAGGGCTATGAACCGGTTGCTGCATACAATGGTAAGGAAGCCCTGACCAAACTTAACACGACGCCGGATATCAACCTAGTCATCTTGGACCTGATGATGCCCGAAATGGACGGGATGGAGGTTATCAAGCAAGTCCGGAAAGACTCCGATATCCCAATCCTAGTGCTTTCTGCTAAGACTGCGGATATGGATAAGATCCAGGGCCTGGTTTCTGGGGCCGACGATTACGTTACCAAGCCGTTTAACCCTCTGGAAGTAATGGCCCGGGTAAAGTCCTTGCTGCGGCGGACCCAGGGTGAGGTCACCAATGACCAGCCGGACGTCTTAAATGTGGGCCCACTTATCATCAACAAGGATTCCCACGAGGTTAAGACCATCAAGGGAGATGTTATCCAGTTGACGGCCCTCGAATTTGGGATTCTCTACCTGCTAGCCAGTCACCCGAACCGGGTTTTCTCCGCCGACGACATCTTTGAGCGGGTTTGGCAGCAGGAGAGTGTTGTTTCCGCCAAGACGGTTATGGTCCACGTGAGCCACTTGCGGGATAAAATCGAAGAAGCCACGAACGGTGA contains these protein-coding regions:
- a CDS encoding sugar-binding transcriptional regulator is translated as MESDNQKKISQALKVATLYYREGYNQQDIATELNISRATVSRLLQFGRDQGLVTIKINNPLAPLDQLRTQLLGKYPTLKKVIIVPGKDNPLEEVGIAAARYLEEIVKDNDILGLGWGRTLYHVALHIAPKDVTDVKVVQMKGSVANTETKNYAFETVNTFANAFHTLPQYLPVPVIFDHAKTEKLVEDDTHIKYILRQGKEADIAVFTVGTVRDSALLFRLGYFTKAEQEKLQSEAVGDVFSRFIDARGRVVDHDINERTIGIDLVELRKKKHSVLVAANVAKIPAINGALTAEYANTLVIDQESANNLLAFSPKS
- a CDS encoding IMP dehydrogenase, which gives rise to MSNWDTKFAKKGLTFDDVLLIPAESHVLPNEVDLSTRLAKNIKLNIPLISAGMDTVTEGPMAIAMALQGGLGVVHKNMSIQAQAGEVANVKSVVVPANATRAAVDDQNRLLCAAAVGVTSDTFERAEALLKAGADAIVIDTAHGHSAGVLRKIKEIRDHFPDVTLIAGNVATGEATKALYDAGVDVVKVGIGPGSICTTRVVAGVGVPQITAIYDAASVAREYGKPIIADGGIKYSGDVVKALAAGGNAVMLGSMLSGTTEAPGDVFEYHGVKYKAYRGMGSVGAMAQAHGSSDRYFQGGVNEANKLVPEGIEARVKYKGDVSDVVFQIDGGLRSGMGYVGAPDIPTLIEKAQFVQITNAGLRESHPHDVQITKAAPNYK
- a CDS encoding LCP family protein, giving the protein MDNQEPREYFERRRDYRQQNQGPHHRGWKIFGFIILLLVVIAGIYGLIAWHNVKVTTNDMYTSAGATRRRDGQKALEQRRPVSILLLGTDTGALGRSYKGRTDTIMLLTINPQTNKSEIVSIPRDMKVNLPGYPDDSPAKINAAYTYGGVKETINVVQKHFNIPVDFYVLVNMGGLKKAINQVGGVTVTSPLTFDYEGSHFEKGQSYHLNGTQALRFSRMRYDDPNGDYGRQQRQKLIIKALLKKSVSYKTVLNQKFLKSISDNSKTDLTFNDMLQLAQHYRKATKNIGQDHAQGRGDEEDGQAFEVVPRDEQQRVSNLLRKSLGLETANLDADN
- a CDS encoding IS30 family transposase; amino-acid sequence: MSTTILSFQNRVVIETLHNEGRSLRYIANYLGFSKTTVFNELHRLNSEYRAELAQTDFERKVSQRGQKSSLTKNLKHLIEEKIQVQKWSPEQVAHVVGIAYKTVYNWIDQGWLDIQLPDLPDHGIRRHRAKEKRGTFSHGRSIEERPHKVETRQEFGHFEADTVLSGKRKGQAVATFVERKSRLTIVKWLHGRDSQSMTQAVLELASQLQDKLKTLTVDHGKEFANYQAIEQRTDTPVYFAHAYSPHERGSNENRNRVLQRFIPKGQAIEELSDHKLIQINWYLNSRPLKCLNWHTPIEIFLLNLRH
- a CDS encoding response regulator transcription factor; translated protein: MKILVVDDDKEIVQLLEIYIRNEGYEPVAAYNGKEALTKLNTTPDINLVILDLMMPEMDGMEVIKQVRKDSDIPILVLSAKTADMDKIQGLVSGADDYVTKPFNPLEVMARVKSLLRRTQGEVTNDQPDVLNVGPLIINKDSHEVKTIKGDVIQLTALEFGILYLLASHPNRVFSADDIFERVWQQESVVSAKTVMVHVSHLRDKIEEATNGEKVIQTVWGVGYKVENH